A genomic region of Cannabis sativa cultivar Pink pepper isolate KNU-18-1 chromosome 1, ASM2916894v1, whole genome shotgun sequence contains the following coding sequences:
- the LOC115706326 gene encoding translation initiation factor IF-2, chloroplastic, which produces MQGTMASMASLVSLGSVMIVGSSERSRSFVRRVSLSKRNFRGNKRWHCLSVSVCKYSVTTTDLIAEQGNAVSLDSNTYKGSNSTDGQADFVLKPSPKPVLKSSGSNVETLLGGNSTDWDPSRNSKGSDDEGLGSEQERSKVIESLGEVLEKAEKLETSTSGDSSNNTGSVSVNKPALSNRSTVSRNAAPPVNSVANRKSKTMKSVWRKGDTVASVKKVVKDSPKLDGKVDREEPKSGSGVKVESRTPAAPLRPQPPLRPQPKLQTKPSVAPTPTVKKPVILKDVGAAKSSQATNETDSTVKPKERKPILIDKFASKKPVVDPVIAQAVLAPTKPVKNPPPGKFKDDYRKKNAAGGSRRRMKADTDVDMDDSSELNVSIPGAARKGRKWSKASRKAARLQAARDAAPVKVEILEVDEEGMTVEELAYDLATSDGEILGYLYSKGIKPDGVQTLDRDIVKMVCKMYDVEVIDADPVKVEEMARKKAFLDEEDLDKLEERPPVLTIMGHVDHGKTTLLDCIRKSKVASSEAGGITQGIGAYKVLVPVDGKLQPCVFLDTPGHEAFGAMRARGARVTDIAIIVVAADDGIRPQTTEAIAHARAAGVPIVIAINKIDRDGANPDRVMQELSSIGLMPEDWGGDIPMVQISALKGENVDELLETVMLVAELQELKANPHRTAKGTVIEAGLDKSKGPLATVIVQNGTLKRGDVVVCGEAFGKVRALFDDDGKRVDEAGPSVPVQVIGLNNVPISGDEFEVVESLDIARERAESSAVSLRDQRISAKAGDGKVTLSSLASAVAAGKVSGIDLHQLNIVMKVDVQGSIEAVKQALQALPQDNVTLKFLLEATGNVSNSDVDLAVASDAIILGFNVKVPASVKSLAENKGVEIRVYRVIYELIDDMRKAMEGLLDPVEEQVPIGSAEVRAVFSSGSGRVAGCMINDGKVVTGCGIRVLRRGKVVHEGVLDSLRRVKEIVKEVNAGLECGIGMEDFDDWEEGDTIEAFNTVEKRRTLEEASASISEALEGMKY; this is translated from the exons ATGCAAGGAACAATGGCTTCCATGGCTTCCCTGGTCAGTTTAGGGAGTGTTATGATAGTGGGTTCGTCTGAAAGGTCCCGTTCATTTGTTAGGAGAGTTTCTTTGTCTAAAAGAAATTTTAGAGGTAACAAAAGATGGCATTGTTTGTCAGTTTCTGTCTGTAAATATTCAGTCACAACGACAGATTTAATTGCTGAGCAAGGCAATGCCGTTTCTCTTGATTCTAACACATATAAAGGAAGTAATAGTACTGATGGCCAAGCTGACTTTGTACTTAAGCCTTCCCCGAAGCCAGTATTGAAGTCCTCGGGGTCCAATGTGGAAACCCTTTTAGGTGGGAACTCAACAGATTGGGACCCTTCAAGAAATAGTAAGGGTTCTGATGATGAAGGGTTAGGTAGTGAGCAAGAAAGAAGTAAGGTGATTGAGTCACTTGGAGAGGTTTTGGAGAAGGCTGAAAAGCTTGAAACTTCAACATCAGGTGACTCCAGTAATAACACAGGTAGTGTGTCTGTAAATAAACCAGCACTCTCTAATAGAAGTACTGTTTCTAGAAATGCCGCTCCACCTGTGAACTCGGTTGCGAATAGGAAATCTAAAACAATGAAGAGTGTGTGGAGGAAAGGTGATACTGTTGCATCTGTTAAAAAAGTTGTGAAGGACTCACCTAAGCTTGATGGCAAGGTTGATAGAGAAGAACCTAAATCTGGGAGTGGAGTGAAGGTAGAGTCTCGAACCCCTGCTGCTCCTTTAAGGCCGCAGCCACCCTTGAGACCACAGCCAAAATTACAGACGAAACCTTCTGTAGCTCCAACTCCAACGGTCAAGAAACCTGTTATATTGAAGGATGTGGGAGCTGCTAAAAGTTCCCAAGCAACTAATGAAACTGATTCGACTGTGAAACCTAAAGAAAGGAAGCCAATTTTGATTGACAAATTTGCAAGCAAGAAACCAGTGGTTGATCCTGTAATTGCTCAAGCAGTTTTAGCTCCTACGAAACCAGTAAAGAATCCTCCCCCAGGAAAATTCAAAGATGATTATCGGAAAAAAAATGCTGCTGGAGGCTCACGTAGGCGAATGAAAGCTGACACTGATGTTGATATGGATGATTCATCAGAACTTAACGTTTCCATTCCTGGAGCAGCCAGGAAAGGTAGGAAATGGAGTAAAGCGAGCAGGAAGGCAGCTCGACTCCAGGCTGCCAGAGATGCTGCCCCTGTCAAAGTAGAAATCCTAGAGGTTGATGAAGAAGGTATGACAGTTGAGGAGTTGGCTTACGATCTGGCCACCAGTGATGGTGAAATTCTTGGGTATTTGTACTCGAAGGGAATCAAGCCTGATGGTGTTCAAACTTTGGACAGAGATATAGTAAAAATGGTTTGCAAAATGTATGATGTGGAAGTCATTGATGCTGATCCGGTAAAAGTGGAAGAAATGGCAAGAAAGAAGgcatttcttgatgaagaagacTTAGACAAACTAGAAGAGAGGCCTCCAGTTCTAACTATTATGGGACATGTGGATCACGGCAAG ACAACCCTTTTGGATTGCATCCGAAAAAGCAAG GTAGCCTCCTCAGAAGCAGGTGGAATTACGCAAGGAATTGGAGCATATAAGGTGCTTGTTCCTGTTGATGGAAAGTTGCAACCATGCGTTTTTCTTGATACTCCTGGGCATGAG GCTTTTGGAGCAATGAGAGCTCGTGGTGCAAGGGTGACAGACATTGCTATCATTGTAGTGGCTGCGGATGATGGAATTCGCCCTCAGACAACTGAAGCAATAGCTCATGCCAGAGCTGCTGGAGTACCAATAGTTATAGCTATAAATAAG ATAGATAGAGATGGAGCTAATCCAGACCGAGTGATGCAAGAGCTTTCTTCAATTGGTTTAATGCCAGAAGATTGGGGTGGTGACATCCCGATGGTCCAG ATAAGTGCCCTTAAAGGCGAGAATGTTGATGAGCTCTTGGAAACTGTTATGCTTGTTGCTGAG TTGCAAGAGTTAAAGGCTAATCCCCATAGAACTGCAAAGGGCACCGTCATTGAGGCAGGTCTTGATAAATCAAAAGGACCGCTAGCAACAGTTATTGTGCAAAATGGAACTCTCAAAAGGGGTGACGTTGTAGTTTGTGGAGAAGCCTTCGGAAAG GTGCGAGCTTTATTTGATGATGATGGAAAGCGAGTTGATGAGGCTGGACCCTCCGTACCTGTTCAG GTGATTGGATTGAATAACGTTCCAATTTCTGGGGATGAATTTGAGGTTGTTGAATCCCTAGATATTGCAAGGGAAAGGGCAGAGTCTTCTGCTGTGTCATTGCGGGACCAACGTATATCTGCTAAGGCCGGGGATGGGAAAGTAACCCTTTCTTCCTTAGCTTCTGCTGTGGCTGCAGGAAAGGTGTCTGGGATAGATTTGCACCAGCTGAACATTGTCATGAAGGTTGATGTTCAG GGATCAATTGAGGCTGTAAAACAAGCCCTGCAAGCTCTACCGCAAGATAATGTCACCTTGAAGTTTCTCTTAGAAGCAACGGGAAATGTAAGTAACAGTGATGTTGATCTTGCAGTTGCCAGTGACGCCATTATCTTGGGCTTTAATGTCAAAGTACCAGCTTCCGTGAAAAGTTTGGCAGAGAACAAAGGTGTTGAAATTCGGGTATATCGAGTTATATATGAACTTATTGATGATATGCGGAAAGCAATGGAAGGACTCTTGGATCCTGTTGAG GAACAAGTACCAATTGGCTCAGCTGAAGTCCGAGCAGTATTCAGCAGTGGCAGTGGTCGTGTAGCTGGATGCATGATAAATGATGGTAAAGTTGTTACAGGCTGTGGCATCCGTGTCCTCCGAAGGGGCAAGGTAGTCCATGAGGGCGTTCTTGATTCGTTGAGGCGTGTTAAGGAGATTGTGAAAGAG GTAAATGCCGGTCTTGAGTGTGGAATTGGTATGGAAGACTTTGATGATTGGGAGGAGGGAGACACTATTGAAGCCTTCAACACCGTTGAAAAGAGGCGTACCCTTGAAGAGGCGTCGGCATCAATATCAGAAGCATTGGAAGGAATGAAATATTAG
- the LOC115706323 gene encoding large ribosomal subunit protein eL36y has product MAPKQPNTGLFVGLNKGHVVTKKELAPRPSDRKGKTSKRVHFVRNLIREVAGFAPYEKRITELLKVGKDKRALKVAKRKLGTHKRAKKKREEMSNVLRKMRAGGTTEKKK; this is encoded by the exons ATGGCTCCAAAACAGCCAAACACGGGTCTCTTTGTGGGTTTGAACAAAGGCCATGTTGTGACCAAGAAAGAATTAGCTCCACGACCCTCTGATCGTAAAGGA AAAACCAGTAAGAGGGTTCATTTTGTACGAAACTTGATTCGTGAGGTTGCTGGTTTTGCTCCATACGAGAAGAGAATTACTGAGCTTCTCAAAGTTGGAAAGGACAAGCGTGCTCTGAAAGTGGCTAAAAGAAAGCTAGGTACCCACAAGAGAGCAAAGAAGAAGCGTGAGGAGATGTCGAATGTTCTCCGCAAGATGAG GGCTGGAGGAACTACAGAGAAGAAGAAATGA
- the LOC115706321 gene encoding protein At-4/1 encodes MAGTISATIGEEVDSLLSTFDHIQEDFKSALMEIQRLKSNSNGEIKKREALELACKSLKQENERLVKLYTESLNNVVEQLEHRTTCQSLKEQLKRMNDGCLSKEDERRKIEESVKQEYAKKISDLETQIRGLVLEKATKEATLNQLRQDLGAHKSHIQYLAGRLERVNLNIESKYEIEIRGLRDSITNEQEEKRELNNKLQQLERELWICRSKIVKQQPNLTSDAHNETLQKINVEPRKEKKTLKRKLVKIERE; translated from the exons ATGGCGGGAACTATAAGTGCAACGATTGGTGAAGAAGTGGACTCTCTTCTCTCCACGTTCGACCATATCCAAGAG GACTTTAAGAGCGCCCTAATGGAGATCCAGCGGCTGAAATCGAATTCCAATGGAGAAATCAAGAAGCGTGAAGCTCTTGAACTTGCTTGCAAAAGTCTCAAACAAG AAAATGAGCGACTTGTTAAGCTCTACACAGAATCACTAAACAATGTTGTTGAACAG TTGGAACACCGTACTACATGCCAGAGCTTAAAAGAGCAATTGAAGAGAATGAATGATGGATGTCTCAGTAAAGAAGAT GAGCGCAGGAAGATTGAggagtcagttaaacaagagtaTGCTAAAAAGATTTCGGACCTAGAAACTCAGATTAG AGGGCTCGTACTCGAAAAGGCTACAAAGGAAGCAACTCTAAATCAACTTCGACAAGATTTAGGAGCACACAAATCCCACATTCAATATCTAGCTGGCAGATTGGAACGAGTGAATTTAAACATCGAATCAAAAT ATGAGATTGAGATTCGGGGTTTGAGGGACTCTATAACTAATGAACAAGAGGAGAAAAGGGAGTTGAACAATAAGCTCCAACAGTTGGAAAGGGAAT TGTGGATTTGCAGATCAAAGATTGTTAAGCAGCAACCAAATCTGACTTCAGATGCGCATAATGAAACGCTTCAAAAAATCAACGTAGAGCCAAGGAAGGAAAAAAAGACACTAAAACGAAAGCTTGTCAAAATAGAAAGGGAATAG
- the LOC115706320 gene encoding uncharacterized protein LOC115706320, whose protein sequence is MATIGATNCKYSCETAAQTLQWIHAIVDFLKPYSFFVNAHVVNFFKDRLWEAIDKEWIECLRKEPVENLLQIPSGAVQDHWPASLRNFILTLRSLVFPREQADLQTVLPDLNICSLSTVLAQGMNQKKKHEVEVLSAVVSSITNSVTAHTIVDVGAGQGYLAQVLSFHYQHSVIAIDASSHHGSVTDARAERIKRHYTSQMRKSESGKRSLIVPKTITCHVMSIDTLKDLTSAARVNNSGQDCDNNDTELQQSLRHGDNKTSVVLAGLHACGDLSVMMLKAFLDCKEVKAVVSIGCCYNLLSEEGFDHVNSEYGFPMSRGVKSAGLPLGKSLRDLACQSAERWRCLETDAGAHNFEMHAFRAAFQMVLNKYYPEVMTRSPSIGRQGKALRRLQKRATFDSALNHKDSTCASSHRMQSKLKESTEPERGDIFSSVSETTSLSGRDSLSGSECENANCTADNDFLFLRYSQSGLCHLGLKSLQDIELHRIWKEVEPFSEFIGLYWSLRAALGPLLETYILLDRLLFLQEQGNTIEALMLSIFDPALSPRNVAIIAKKK, encoded by the exons ATGGCCACTATTGGCGCCACCAATTGCAAGTACTCATGTGAGACAGCCGCTCAGACACTTCAATGGATCCACGCCATCGTTGATTTCCTTAAGCCTTATTCTTTCTTCGTGAATGCTCATGTCGTCAATTTTTTCAAG gaTAGACTGTGGGAAGCAATTGACAAGGAATGGATTGAGTGTCTACGCAAAGAACCAGTCGAGAATCTTCTTCAAATTCCTTCTGGAGCAGTTCAG GATCACTGGCCTGCTTCACTTAGGAACTTTATTCTTACTTTAAGATCTCTGGTGTTTCCTCGAGAACAAGCAGATTTACAAACG GTATTACCTGATCTGAACATATGTTCACTTAGTACTGTTCTTGCACAAGGCATGAATCAGAAGAAAAAACATGAA GTTGAAGTTCTTTCTGCGGTTGTCAGTTCCATCACTAACTCTGTTACAGCTCACACAATAGTTGATGTTGGCGCTGGTCAG GGTTATCTTGCACAAGTTCTTTCATTCCACTACCAGCACTCTGTAATTGCAATAGATGCTTCTTCTCATCACGGAAGTGTTACAGATGCACGTGCAGAACGAATAAAGAGACATTATACTTCTCAGATGCGTAAATCTGA ATCAGGGAAGAGAAGTTTGATTGTGCCTAAGACAATCACATGCCATGTGATGTCCATTGACACGTTAAAAGATTTGACCTCCGCTGCAAGGGTTAACAATAGTGGGCAAGATTGTGACAATAATGACACAGAACTGCAACAATCTTTGCGCCACGGGGACAATAAAACTTCAGTGGTTCTAGCTGGGCTTCATGCTTGTGGAGATCTTTCTGTGATGATGCTAAA GGCTTTTCTGGATTGCAAAGAAGTCAAAGCAGTTGTTAGCATAGGTTGCTGTTACAACCTATTATCTGAAGAAGGTTTTGACCATGTCAATTCTGAGTATGGTTTTCCAATGAGCCGTGGAGTTAAATCAGCTGGCTTGCCACTTGGCAAGAGTTTGCGTGATCTTGCTTGTCAG AGTGCAGAGAGGTGGAGATGTCTGGAAACTGATGCTGGAGCTCACAACTTTGAGATGCATGCTTTTCGTGCTGCTTTTCAGATG GTTCTTAATAAATATTATCCGGAAGTCATGACAAGAAGTCCATCAATCGGGCGTCAAGGAAAAGCCTTGCGTCGTCTACAGAAAAGGGCGACCTTTGACTCCGCGCTGAACCACAAAGATAGCACTTGTGCATCTTCACATCGTATGCAATCTAAGCTGAAAGAAAGTACAGAGCCAGAAAGAG GTGATATCTTTAGCTCGGTATCTGAGACAACATCCCTATCTGGTAGAGATTCTCTCAGTGGCTCTGAATGTGAGAACGCCAATTGCACCGCCGATAATGATTTTCTTTTCCTGAGATACAGCCAGTCTGGATTGTGCCACCTAGGTCTCAAGTCTTTGCAGGATATTGAATTACATAGAATATGGAAGGAAGTTGAGCCCTTTTCT GAATTTATTGGACTTTATTGGTCTCTTCGAGCTGCTTTGGGGCCTCTCTTAGAAACATATATTTTGCTCGATAGACTGTTGTTCCTTCAAGAGCAAGGAAATACCATTGAAGCACTGATGTTATCAATTTTTGACCCTGCATTATCACCAAGAAATGTAGCAATTATTGCAAAAAAGAAGTGA